One Brassica napus cultivar Da-Ae chromosome C4, Da-Ae, whole genome shotgun sequence genomic region harbors:
- the LOC106379378 gene encoding auxin-responsive protein SAUR15 → MAFLRSLFDTKQIIRQSLTTESSTPKGFLAVYVGENLKKKRFFVPVYYLSKPSFQALLRKAEEEFGFDHPTGGLSLPCDEAFFFTLTSQIR, encoded by the coding sequence ATGGCATTCTTAAGGAGTCTTTTTGATACTAAGCAAATAATTCGTCAGTCTCTTACTACTGAATCATCAACACCGAAAGGTTTCTTAGCTGTCTACGTTGGAGaaaatttgaagaagaagagatttttTGTTCCGGTTTACTACCTGAGCAAACCATCTTTCCAAGCTTTGCTGAGGAAAGCAGAAGAAGAGTTTGGCTTTGATCATCCAACCGGTGGTTTAAGCTTACCATGCGATGAAGCTTTCTTCTTCACTCTTACTTCTCAGATTCGTTAG